GTGCAAACGGGGGTCGGTTTCCTCGATCACATGCTCGAACTGCTGGCCAAGCACGGGGCATTCGACATCAACGTCGCCGCCCGCGGCGATCTGCACGTCGATCAGCACCACACGGTCGAAGACACCGGCATCTGCCTCGGCCAGGCGTTCCGCCAGGCGCTCGGCGATAAGAAGGGCATCCGCCGCTACGGGCACTTCACGCTGCCGATGGAAGAGACGCTGGTAACCGTCGCCGTCGACCTCAGCGGCCGGTACGCCCTGGCGTTCAACGCCCCGCTGCCGTCGCCGAAGATCGGGGCGTTCGACAGCGAGCTGCTCGAAGACTTCTGGCAGTCGTTCGCCGCCAACACGCTCTGCAACCTGCATGTGCTCCTGCACTACGGGCGGAACAGTCACCACATTGCCGAGGCGGTGTTCAAGGGCACTGCCCGGGCGCTGCGGATGGCGGTTGAAGCCGATCCGCGGATGACGGGCGTGCCGAGCACGAAGGGCTCGCTGGACGGCTGAGCCGTTTTCGTCGGCTCGCCGCGTTCCCTAGCCCCGGGCTCCGCCCGGGGGTCGGCGTGCAGTGAAGGCGACTCTCCATCGGCGTGGTGCGCCACCCCCGGGCGGAGCCCGGGGCTAGATCATCGCAACCAATCGCCGCTTACTCGCCGAAGTGGTCGAGGTAATCGGCCATCGCCGCCTTCACCACTTCCTCGGCATGCTCGCG
This sequence is a window from Lacipirellula parvula. Protein-coding genes within it:
- the hisB gene encoding imidazoleglycerol-phosphate dehydratase HisB, with amino-acid sequence MSRTARIERQTAETEIIVEVNLDGSGVANVQTGVGFLDHMLELLAKHGAFDINVAARGDLHVDQHHTVEDTGICLGQAFRQALGDKKGIRRYGHFTLPMEETLVTVAVDLSGRYALAFNAPLPSPKIGAFDSELLEDFWQSFAANTLCNLHVLLHYGRNSHHIAEAVFKGTARALRMAVEADPRMTGVPSTKGSLDG